One window from the genome of Dyella sp. A6 encodes:
- a CDS encoding thioesterase domain-containing protein produces MVSSSTPHPAHPHASAQALVEFIHDGIPLARAMALQLHHYDGDRLTLSAPLPPNVNDKGCAFGGSLVSLMTLTGWGLVELALRDRGEDCDVFVGESTVRYLSPLWGDFQAQARLADEADWDSFFTTLAARGRARIEVTCEIPGDDGKPAATLLGRFVAKRRQAPVTHA; encoded by the coding sequence ATGGTTTCCAGCAGTACCCCGCACCCGGCACACCCGCACGCATCCGCGCAGGCCCTGGTCGAATTCATCCACGACGGCATCCCGCTGGCACGTGCGATGGCACTGCAACTGCATCACTACGACGGCGACCGGCTGACCCTGTCCGCACCACTGCCGCCCAACGTCAACGACAAGGGCTGCGCCTTCGGCGGCAGTCTGGTGAGCCTGATGACGCTGACCGGCTGGGGCCTGGTGGAGCTGGCGCTGCGCGACCGCGGCGAAGACTGCGACGTGTTCGTCGGCGAGTCGACCGTGCGCTACCTCAGCCCGCTGTGGGGCGATTTCCAGGCTCAGGCCCGGCTGGCCGACGAGGCTGACTGGGACAGCTTCTTCACCACCCTGGCCGCCCGCGGCCGGGCGCGGATCGAAGTGACCTGCGAGATCCCGGGTGACGACGGCAAACCCGCCGCCACGCTGCTTGGACGCTTCGTCGCCAAGCGCCGCCAGGCACCGGTCACCCACGCCTGA
- a CDS encoding serine/threonine protein kinase produces the protein MTEAAPYARLTPDLVLDAVSACGLWPDGRLLALNSYENRVWQVGIEDAAPVIAKFYRPARWSDTAILEEHAFAQELADAELPVVAPLLIGGRSLLHHDGFRYALAPRKGGRAPSLESTDQLEWLGRLIARMHTVGARQPFAHRGTLDHATMIAQPARAVLASPLLPVHLHDSYRAAVDRLDAAVRVRQEAVGPMRMLRLHGDCHPGNLLWTDAGPHFVDLDDARMGPAVQDLWMLAHDDRAMDALLEGYASMRDFDPAELALVPALRAMRQVHHAGWIAQRWHDPAFPAAFPFADEPRWWEQHIADLHELADELA, from the coding sequence ATGACCGAGGCCGCTCCCTACGCCCGCCTCACGCCCGACCTGGTGCTCGACGCCGTGAGCGCCTGCGGCCTGTGGCCGGACGGCCGCCTGCTGGCACTCAACAGCTACGAGAACCGGGTGTGGCAGGTGGGCATCGAGGATGCCGCGCCGGTGATCGCCAAGTTCTACCGGCCGGCGCGCTGGAGCGACACGGCGATCCTGGAGGAGCACGCCTTCGCGCAGGAACTGGCCGACGCCGAACTGCCGGTAGTGGCGCCGCTGCTGATCGGCGGCCGCAGCCTGCTGCATCACGACGGTTTCCGCTATGCGCTGGCACCGCGCAAGGGCGGTCGCGCGCCTTCGCTGGAATCGACCGACCAGCTCGAATGGCTGGGCCGGCTGATCGCCCGCATGCACACGGTGGGCGCACGCCAGCCGTTCGCCCATCGCGGCACGCTCGACCACGCCACGATGATCGCGCAACCGGCACGCGCGGTGCTGGCCTCGCCGCTGCTGCCGGTCCACCTGCACGACAGCTACCGCGCCGCCGTGGACCGGCTCGACGCCGCGGTCCGCGTCCGCCAGGAAGCAGTCGGCCCGATGCGCATGCTGCGCCTGCATGGCGACTGTCACCCGGGTAACCTGCTGTGGACCGACGCCGGCCCGCACTTCGTCGACCTCGACGACGCCCGCATGGGGCCGGCGGTGCAGGACCTGTGGATGCTCGCGCACGACGACCGCGCCATGGATGCGCTGCTGGAAGGCTATGCCTCCATGCGCGACTTCGACCCGGCCGAGCTGGCGCTGGTACCCGCACTGCGCGCGATGCGCCAGGTTCACCACGCCGGCTGGATCGCCCAGCGCTGGCACGACCCCGCCTTTCCCGCCGCGTTTCCGTTCGCGGACGAACCCCGCTGGTGGGAACAGCACATCGCCGACCTGCACGAGCTGGCCGACGAGCTGGCATGA
- a CDS encoding hotdog fold thioesterase — translation MSIWKQDTDLERIAGWRENTLLDALGIRVTAIGEDWLQGTMPVDHRTHQPYGLLHGGASVALAETLGSVASMLTLDPTRERSVGLDINANHVRGVREGSVTGTARPLHLGRSTQVWEIRIENEDGQLVCMSRLTMAVVPASAVGK, via the coding sequence ATGAGCATCTGGAAGCAGGACACCGATCTGGAACGTATCGCCGGCTGGCGCGAGAACACGCTGCTGGACGCGCTGGGCATCCGCGTCACCGCGATCGGCGAGGACTGGCTGCAGGGCACCATGCCGGTGGACCACCGCACCCATCAGCCCTATGGCCTGCTGCATGGCGGCGCCTCGGTGGCGCTGGCCGAGACGCTGGGCAGCGTGGCCTCGATGCTCACCCTGGACCCGACCCGGGAACGCTCGGTGGGCCTGGACATCAATGCCAATCACGTTCGCGGCGTGCGCGAGGGCAGCGTCACCGGCACCGCACGACCGCTGCATCTGGGGCGCTCCACCCAGGTCTGGGAGATCCGCATCGAGAACGAGGACGGCCAGCTGGTGTGCATGTCGCGGCTGACCATGGCCGTGGTTCCCGCAAGCGCGGTGGGCAAGTGA
- a CDS encoding class I SAM-dependent rRNA methyltransferase, whose product MNTPAAYPTIRLKSDRTPGHPWVWSAQVHKPADRLPPGSVVDVVDAKNRFVGRGFWNGHARIALRLLSGDADQPIDADWIAARIDRAVQLRRELLQLDRDSDAWRVVHSEGDGLSGLIVDRYADILVVEYFAAGMWKFREAIHAALLAHFPGARLYWFAENHVQKQESFDCRSPEPPAPVQVHEHGLAFHAAPGLGHKTGFFADQRDNRRRFAELAKDRRVLDLCCNAGGFAVHAMAAGAQSAIGVDMDAGILEIARANADANNVAVDFQQADIFDWVRAAVARGERYDAVILDPAKLTRDRNKVFDALKKYFAMNRMTLDVIPPGGLLLTCSCTGLVSEADFLEMLRRVSLNAGREIQILDVRGAGPDHPVRSDVPESRYLKAVFCRVD is encoded by the coding sequence ATGAATACACCTGCTGCCTACCCGACCATCCGCCTGAAGTCCGACCGCACGCCCGGCCATCCCTGGGTGTGGTCGGCGCAGGTACACAAGCCCGCCGACCGGCTGCCGCCCGGCAGCGTGGTCGACGTGGTCGACGCGAAGAACCGTTTCGTCGGGCGCGGCTTCTGGAACGGCCACGCACGCATCGCGCTGCGCCTGCTCAGCGGCGATGCCGACCAGCCGATCGACGCCGACTGGATCGCCGCGCGCATCGACCGCGCCGTGCAGCTGCGCCGCGAACTGCTGCAACTCGACCGCGACAGCGATGCCTGGCGCGTGGTGCACAGCGAGGGCGACGGCTTGTCCGGCCTGATCGTGGACCGCTACGCCGACATCCTGGTGGTGGAATACTTCGCCGCCGGCATGTGGAAATTCCGCGAGGCGATCCACGCTGCCCTGCTCGCTCACTTTCCCGGTGCGCGGCTGTACTGGTTCGCCGAAAACCACGTGCAGAAGCAGGAGTCGTTCGACTGCCGCAGTCCCGAGCCGCCCGCGCCGGTGCAGGTACACGAACACGGCCTGGCCTTCCACGCCGCGCCCGGGCTGGGCCACAAGACCGGTTTCTTCGCCGACCAGCGCGACAACCGCCGCCGCTTCGCCGAGCTGGCGAAGGACCGCCGCGTGCTCGACCTGTGCTGCAACGCCGGCGGCTTCGCGGTGCATGCGATGGCGGCCGGTGCACAGTCGGCGATCGGCGTGGACATGGACGCCGGCATCCTGGAGATCGCCCGCGCCAATGCCGACGCCAACAACGTGGCGGTGGACTTCCAGCAGGCCGACATCTTCGACTGGGTGCGCGCCGCAGTGGCGCGTGGCGAGCGCTACGACGCGGTGATCCTCGACCCGGCCAAGCTCACCCGCGACCGCAACAAGGTGTTCGACGCGCTGAAGAAATACTTCGCGATGAACCGCATGACGCTGGACGTGATCCCGCCCGGCGGCCTGCTGCTGACCTGTTCGTGCACCGGCCTGGTGAGCGAGGCGGACTTCCTGGAAATGCTGCGCCGGGTCTCGCTAAACGCGGGCCGCGAGATCCAGATCCTCGACGTGCGCGGCGCCGGCCCGGACCACCCGGTACGCAGCGACGTGCCGGAAAGCCGCTACCTGAAAGCGGTGTTCTGCCGGGTCGACTGA
- a CDS encoding 2Fe-2S iron-sulfur cluster-binding protein, with protein sequence MADVARVLVYVFIVTLKRSGHRFEVAPGETVLEAAQRAGIALPYSCRAGACGSCKATLLEGRCTYPRNPPAALDAGERARHAVLLCQAVPASDLLLEAREVTSVEDIARRQLDVVVAEKRLLAPEIIGLRLQPAAGEMRLRWLAGQYLDVLLDENRRRPFSIANEPRADGSIELHVRHVTGGGFTSWVADGLKVGDTLRVEGPLGTFVPREDSERPMLFVAGGTGFAPVRAIVGHFLALGTRRPMAVYWGARGAADLYLRGEAEAWTQAASNVRFQPVLSDPGEARAAGLREGLVHEALLADHPDLSGHDVYMSGPPAMIDAARHRFVAAGLPEDRLYYDSFDYAPDVLAQIMAGRAGIHPAL encoded by the coding sequence ATGGCCGACGTCGCAAGAGTTCTCGTCTACGTGTTCATCGTCACCCTGAAACGCTCGGGTCACCGCTTTGAAGTGGCTCCGGGCGAAACCGTGCTGGAAGCCGCGCAGCGCGCCGGCATCGCCCTGCCGTACTCGTGTCGCGCCGGTGCCTGCGGCAGTTGCAAGGCCACGCTGCTGGAGGGCCGCTGCACGTATCCGCGCAACCCGCCGGCAGCACTGGATGCCGGCGAGCGTGCACGGCATGCGGTGCTACTGTGCCAGGCGGTGCCCGCCAGCGATCTGCTGCTGGAAGCCCGCGAGGTGACCTCGGTGGAGGACATCGCGCGCCGCCAGCTGGACGTGGTGGTCGCCGAGAAGCGTCTGCTGGCACCCGAGATCATCGGGCTGCGCCTGCAGCCGGCCGCGGGCGAGATGCGTCTGCGCTGGCTGGCCGGCCAGTATCTCGACGTGCTGCTGGACGAGAACCGGCGCCGGCCGTTTTCGATCGCCAACGAGCCGCGGGCGGACGGTTCCATCGAACTGCATGTGCGCCATGTGACGGGCGGCGGCTTCACCTCGTGGGTGGCCGACGGGTTGAAAGTGGGCGACACGCTGCGGGTGGAGGGGCCGCTGGGCACCTTCGTGCCGCGCGAGGATTCGGAACGGCCGATGCTGTTCGTCGCCGGTGGCACCGGGTTCGCGCCGGTGCGGGCGATCGTCGGGCATTTCCTGGCGCTGGGGACGCGGCGGCCGATGGCGGTCTACTGGGGTGCGCGTGGTGCCGCGGACCTGTATCTGCGCGGCGAGGCGGAAGCCTGGACGCAGGCCGCGTCGAATGTGCGTTTCCAGCCGGTGTTGTCCGATCCGGGCGAGGCGCGCGCGGCCGGACTGCGCGAGGGTCTGGTGCACGAGGCGCTGCTGGCCGATCATCCCGACCTGTCCGGTCACGACGTCTACATGAGCGGTCCGCCGGCGATGATCGATGCGGCCCGCCACCGCTTCGTGGCGGCGGGCCTGCCGGAAGACCGGCTCTACTACGACTCGTTCGACTACGCGCCCGACGTGCTGGCGCAGATCATGGCCGGTCGCGCGGGCATCCATCCCGCGCTGTAG
- a CDS encoding rhodanese-like domain-containing protein translates to MNDFLHKLPQFVNHHLALSALFVILLIALIVTFIAERFRKFKELSPASLTMMMNRENPLLVDISPRDSFEKGHIPGAKHVLMSQFDPENKDLTKAKSMPVVLICRSGQTAQGAAKRLVKAGFEKVYYLGGGMGAWSQAQMPVVKGKQ, encoded by the coding sequence ATGAACGACTTCCTGCACAAGCTGCCCCAGTTCGTGAATCATCACCTCGCGCTGTCGGCGCTGTTCGTGATTCTGCTGATCGCACTGATCGTCACCTTCATCGCCGAGCGGTTCCGCAAGTTCAAGGAACTCAGCCCGGCCAGCCTCACCATGATGATGAACCGCGAAAATCCGCTGCTGGTGGATATTTCCCCGCGCGACAGCTTCGAGAAGGGCCACATTCCGGGCGCCAAGCATGTGCTGATGAGTCAGTTCGACCCGGAGAACAAGGACCTGACCAAGGCCAAGAGCATGCCGGTGGTGCTGATCTGCCGTTCGGGCCAGACCGCCCAGGGCGCGGCCAAGCGCCTGGTCAAGGCCGGTTTCGAGAAGGTCTATTACCTCGGCGGCGGCATGGGCGCGTGGAGCCAGGCGCAGATGCCGGTGGTCAAGGGCAAGCAGTAA